DNA from Agarivorans sp. Alg241-V36:
TGCCTAAGCTCAGTTTGAAGTGCCAATTAAGCCCGATAGGAATCAGCAGTATTAGTGAAAAAGCAGCAAGTGCTAGCCAGCTAATATCAATGGTCATAGGTAGGGGGTCCTGTAACAAATCATTTGCTAAGCGAGTTTAGGCGATGAATAAGCAGTGTAACCTGAGTGGCTATGAGTGTCTTGTTAGAGAAGTGCTGTTTAACTGGCTTGTTGCTTAGAAACGTCGGCAAAGGTGCGAACGCAGTTTTTGCCCTCTGCTTTCGCTTGATAAACGGCTTTATCGGCCGCTTTCATAATAGCTTCGTGATGCTGCATTTCTTGGCTGCGACTGGCGATACCTACACTCACGGTAACGCGATAGCGCTGATTATTGAGTTGCATATTGGCTATGCGTTCACGAATGTTGTGGCCAAGATTTAATGCCCCTTCTTCGTTGGTATTAGGACAAACAAGCAAAAATTCATCACCGCCTAGGCGGGCGACTACATCGTCGTTGCGCACCGATTCTCGCAAGGCCCGTGCGAGTAGCATTAATACCGCGTCTCCCGCGTCATGGCCATTGCGGTCGTTAATTTGTTTAAAGTGATCGGCATCAATCATCATGCAGGCTAATGGGCTGTCGTTCTCAAGTGATTGCTTCCAAAGCTCCATCAGTTGAATCATTGCATGTCGGCGATTAGGCAGGCCGGTGAGCACGTCGGTATGTGCCAAAGATTGCAAATGTTGATTGGTTTTTTGAAGCGCTATGGTGCGCTCTTGCACTTTTTGTTCGAGGTTTTGATTTAGCTCGAGCAATTCGTTATTACGCACACTAACCTGATGAAACAGGCCGCGCAAAGCGGTAATTAATGGCTCGGTGGCTAAGTCATTAGGTTGCTCAATTTTGCTATAAGCAGAGGCTGGGCTGTCGCCGCCTTCTATATAATGCAGCTGTTTTGTTAGTACCTGATCGATGCCCAGAATATGATAGGCCAACCATTGAATCAGATAATCCAATAAGTGTTTAATTTTGCTTTGTTTGTTGTCGTAATTAAATTGCCGAAGTTTAGCCACTTCGCTTAAAAACTCTCGATGCGCTTTAACATGAGCTTGGCAATGGTGAGGGTCAACCTTGTGTTTTGCCATAAGCAACTCTTCTTCACGAAAGTGCTCTTTAACGTAGTTATTTAGCTCTTGGCTTAGTGATTCGACAGCAGCTTGTTGAGGACTATGGCTGTCGGTGAGCAGCTCACCAATTTGATTAATTAAATCAATTAAGTGGCGATGCTGATCGTCAACAACAGAAATCCCAGTTTCAAAATCTGATGTCCAACGAAATGATTCCATACTATCTTGCGTCCAGCTTAACCTAGTTAATTACTACTCGTGGGTATTGCGCCGTTGC
Protein-coding regions in this window:
- a CDS encoding GGDEF domain-containing protein, producing the protein MESFRWTSDFETGISVVDDQHRHLIDLINQIGELLTDSHSPQQAAVESLSQELNNYVKEHFREEELLMAKHKVDPHHCQAHVKAHREFLSEVAKLRQFNYDNKQSKIKHLLDYLIQWLAYHILGIDQVLTKQLHYIEGGDSPASAYSKIEQPNDLATEPLITALRGLFHQVSVRNNELLELNQNLEQKVQERTIALQKTNQHLQSLAHTDVLTGLPNRRHAMIQLMELWKQSLENDSPLACMMIDADHFKQINDRNGHDAGDAVLMLLARALRESVRNDDVVARLGGDEFLLVCPNTNEEGALNLGHNIRERIANMQLNNQRYRVTVSVGIASRSQEMQHHEAIMKAADKAVYQAKAEGKNCVRTFADVSKQQAS